Below is a window of Culturomica massiliensis DNA.
AACACCGCCATTCCAAACAGATTACAGATGCGTTAGAAAAGAAATATGGGCTTAAACCTTCTACACCCGAAGAAGAAAAAAAGATGAATGTACTAAAAGCGGTTCATTACAAAACTAACGATGTAAAAAGGCAGATCAGGAACACCGTTAAGGAGTTAATAAAGTACCGCTTTCAGTCCGTAAAAGAATTTAATGCTTTACTTTCCTTGTATAACATTGGTTGTGAAGAGGTAAAGGGAGAGGTAAACGGTAAGTATTATACCGGTTTGATTTATTTTGCTTTGGACGAACAAGGAAAACCCACGGGAACACGGTTTAAGGCTTCTCTCTGGGGAAAGCAAATAGGTTATGAAACTCTATTGCATAATATCGAAAACTCAAAGAACGAACATAAAACTCTGGAAATAAAAGAACAACTCAAACAGGAAATTCTTACCTGCATGGATGCCCGGAACATGGAAGAGTTTAAACGAAAACTTAAAGACAAGAACATCGACGTAATCTTTAGAACGAACACGGAGAACCGGATATATGGAGTTACATTTATAGATCATCGTAACAAATATGTTTTCAATGGCTCTAAGCTGGGAAAACAATTTTCTGCCAATGTATTTCAAGTATTGTTTAGTGATAGCTTTACATCCATATACAAACAAACGGAACAGAAGGCAGAACCCGGTAAAATGGCAGAAAGCGGTACTGATTGGTGCGGTCTGTTGTTACCAACGGACCCGGCTCCAATCTATGAAAAAGAAAAGATGAAGAAACCCAAAAAACGCAAAAAAAGAAAACGTTCGATTTAGTAATTGGGCTAATCCCCCCCATACCCACTTAAAACCAAACTGTTTAACCGTGCCGGAAAATCCCACTTCCGGCACATAATTTTCGCATGATGCAAAACGAAGACGATTTGCGAGGGCTGGCAAAAGTTGTAGACTTTTTGCGGGCTGTAAGCATATTATTAATACTGATTCATATTTATTGGTACTGTTATGCCTGGTTTAAGGCTAACGGTTTTACACTTTCACTTATCGATAAAGTCCTGATAAATTTTCAAAAGTCGGGATTATTCTCTTCTACCTTAGTTACAAAGCTTTTTGCTCTGTTGCTGTTGGCTTTATCCTGCTTGGGGACACAAGGGATAAAAAATGAAAAAATAACCTGGAGAAATATCAATTTGTATGCAGGAATAGGCTTTTCCCTATATTTTTTCAATGGGTGGCTTTTGGCAACTTCTCTACCTATGGTTGTAGTTACTTCTTTATATGCTTTGACACTTTCGGGAGGGTATATTTTCCTTATGATTGCCGGGGTATGGGTAAGCCGCTTACTGAAAAGTAAAAGGTTGGATGATGTTTTCAATCGTGAGAACGAAAGCTTTATGCAGGAGATACGGCTAATGACAAATCCTAATTCGGTGAACTTACCTACGCGTTTTTATTACAAGAAAAAGTATTATAACGGTTGGATTAATGTTGTTAATGTTTTTAGGGCTTCTATGGTGTTAGGAACTCCCGGAAGCGGTAAATCTTATGCTATCGTTAATGGTTATATTAAGCAGCAAATTGAAAAAGGCTTTGCCATGTACTTATACGATTATAAGTATCCTGATCTGACGAAGATAGCCTATAACCACCTTTTACAGCATACAGCAGGTTATACCGTAACGCCTAAATTTTATACGATCAACTTCGACGATCCCCGGCGATCACACCGCTGTAATCCGCTGAATCCGATTTTTATGACCGATATTTCAGATGCCTACGAAGCCAGTTATACCATTATGCTAAACCTCAATCGAACGTGGGTTGAAAAACAGGGGGATTTTTTCGTTGAATCTCCGATCATCTTGTTAG
It encodes the following:
- the mobB gene encoding conjugal transfer protein MobB, with amino-acid sequence MVAKITSGSNIYGVLKYNLDKVQENKADVFMCENMIERDDKIPDMDLMLDCFNTYLNNNNRTQKTVFHVSLNPHPDDHLSDERLKEIAQEYMNKMGYGHQPYLVFKHRDIEREHIHIVSVRVDEQGVKINDSYEHRHSKQITDALEKKYGLKPSTPEEEKKMNVLKAVHYKTNDVKRQIRNTVKELIKYRFQSVKEFNALLSLYNIGCEEVKGEVNGKYYTGLIYFALDEQGKPTGTRFKASLWGKQIGYETLLHNIENSKNEHKTLEIKEQLKQEILTCMDARNMEEFKRKLKDKNIDVIFRTNTENRIYGVTFIDHRNKYVFNGSKLGKQFSANVFQVLFSDSFTSIYKQTEQKAEPGKMAESGTDWCGLLLPTDPAPIYEKEKMKKPKKRKKRKRSI